Genomic DNA from Leptospira limi:
TTGATATGATCGGTTTTTGAGTATTATAAGGTAAAGTGTCTCTAATGAAATCTAATTTTTCTCTTATTTCCATCGAAACAATTGAGATGTCTGTTTCGTTTTTAAATGTTAGATGTACAAAAGAATAACCTTCCTTAGATTCGGATTCGATTCTTTTAAGTTTCTGTAGAGTTCCGAGTACTTCAGCGATTTTTTTAGTTACTAAGTTGTCAACTTCTGAAGCTGATGCGTTCTCATATTCAGTAATAATGGTTAATTTTGGATATTCGATTTGAGGGAAAAGACTAACGGGTATCGAAAATGATTTGATGATTCCAAAGAGCATAAGCCCTGAGTACAACATCCCGATTAAAAACTTTCTTTTTAAAATTAATGTTATCAGAAAGTTCATTTTTTAAAAGTTGGGCTAACTTTAACTCCTTCGTATAACTGATTAAGTGGAGAAAGAATAATTGTTTCGTCCCCGTCTAGTCCATCTTTAACCATATAAAATCCATTGTATTTTTGAATGGATTCTAATCTTTTTTTATAAGCTCGATTATCTTTGAACTGATAAATTTCAATTATTTTTTCCTGAAATGGGATTGCTGCATTTTCTGGAATTAAATAGAAATCCTCTTTTCTGCCTGATAGGATTTCAGCTTTAACATACATTCCTGGTTTTAAATCCTTTGACTTTTCCATTCTAATTTTAATTTCAGCGCTATGGGTTCTTTGATCTAATACTGGACTTGAATATAGAACTGTTCCTTTGTATTCTCTATTTGGAAACGAATCAGAACTAATAATTGCTTTCTGACCCGGTACGATACTTCCAAGTTCAGTTTCGTTTGCATTGAATATAACATTTAATTCTTCAACTGAAACTAAGTTGACAATAGGTGTTCCAGCATTTGCTCCTGCATTGATTAATTCGCCAACGTTTCGATTGATCCTGTAAACTATTCCATTGATAGGTGAAACTAATGTAGATTCTCTAATTAATACCTCTACTGACTCGATATTCGCTTTTGCTGCATTTACATTTTTCTCCGCGACTTCCAACTCAGCCTTTTCCAGTCTCGTATTTAAATCTTTCCATAATTCAATTTTATCTGCCCTTTTTGCAGGTACTGGAATACCTTCTGAAGAAATATCTTGATCTCTAATTCCAATTTGAATCATTTCT
This window encodes:
- a CDS encoding efflux RND transporter periplasmic adaptor subunit; translation: MKLESLKKIYDILTKIPYFSKIVISGISYLLIVLVYSNLTWTDLRSKVPFLTRVFYVKSLSIKHRMNSNETIENLSSEEMSIPVFISAIEKQNLSPSLFFAALVDPVQKVDLYSKVGGRLEKIYVKEGENVKTGQKIAKLDSLSFEIDLLKLNANLESAKASYSLSKTKYLNARRNLEIKFAEEEKRIQNLEKAELEYQRISSILEKKESLFNSNVIAEEELLATRQDFNLKKLARDSAKKDLEMIQIGIRDQDISSEGIPVPAKRADKIELWKDLNTRLEKAELEVAEKNVNAAKANIESVEVLIRESTLVSPINGIVYRINRNVGELINAGANAGTPIVNLVSVEELNVIFNANETELGSIVPGQKAIISSDSFPNREYKGTVLYSSPVLDQRTHSAEIKIRMEKSKDLKPGMYVKAEILSGRKEDFYLIPENAAIPFQEKIIEIYQFKDNRAYKKRLESIQKYNGFYMVKDGLDGDETIILSPLNQLYEGVKVSPTFKK